The Bacillota bacterium LX-D genome includes a window with the following:
- a CDS encoding polyprenyl synthetase family protein has product MKQKICLPIELPELAKVEEQLYAEIQSTPGFLGEICKYMLKAGGKRLRPTLVLLSAKCHQENVSPKVICAATAVELIHLASLIHDDVIDNSSSRHGKPTINQLWDNKVAILAGDKLYAKAFDILAKNGLYNILNLVVEAIEDMCSGEIEQALDSFNLEQEENSYYNKISKKTGKLIAVSCQSGSLAGEADEETALSLRNYGLNLGYAFQITDDILDFTGEEEILGKPVGSDLKQGTLTLPIIFLLHNPNHRSWVQNILKEKNISSTNRQKIIEALLSTGTLQKAKDIAYSYAEAARNCLHNIPATIYKETLQEIALLAIDRSC; this is encoded by the coding sequence ATGAAACAAAAGATATGTTTACCTATTGAACTGCCGGAGCTAGCTAAGGTAGAAGAACAGCTTTATGCAGAAATACAAAGTACACCAGGGTTTTTAGGTGAAATATGCAAATATATGCTCAAGGCCGGTGGAAAAAGATTGCGTCCAACTCTGGTCCTCTTGTCGGCTAAATGTCATCAGGAAAATGTTTCACCGAAAGTTATTTGTGCCGCTACGGCAGTTGAATTAATCCATCTGGCTTCTTTAATCCATGATGATGTAATTGACAACTCCAGCAGCAGACATGGAAAACCAACAATTAATCAGTTGTGGGACAATAAAGTTGCTATTTTAGCAGGGGACAAGTTGTATGCTAAAGCATTTGACATTTTAGCTAAAAACGGTTTATACAACATCTTAAATTTAGTGGTGGAAGCCATTGAAGATATGTGTTCCGGGGAAATTGAACAGGCTCTGGACAGCTTTAATCTGGAGCAGGAGGAAAATAGCTACTACAATAAAATTAGCAAAAAAACAGGCAAATTAATTGCCGTCAGCTGTCAGTCCGGTTCTTTAGCAGGAGAAGCAGACGAAGAAACAGCACTGAGTTTACGCAATTATGGTTTAAACTTAGGTTACGCCTTCCAAATAACTGACGATATCTTAGACTTTACGGGGGAAGAGGAAATTTTAGGAAAGCCCGTAGGCTCCGATTTAAAACAAGGAACTCTTACCTTGCCCATTATTTTTTTATTGCATAACCCCAACCACAGGAGCTGGGTACAAAATATTTTAAAAGAAAAGAACATAAGCTCAACTAACCGCCAAAAAATTATTGAGGCACTATTAAGCACAGGTACTTTGCAAAAAGCTAAAGATATTGCTTACTCCTATGCCGAAGCTGCCCGCAACTGCCTGCACAATATTCCGGCAACTATTTACAAAGAAACATTGCAGGAAATAGCTTTACTAGCTATTGACCGTAGCTGCTAA